The following coding sequences lie in one Burkholderia cepacia genomic window:
- a CDS encoding iron ABC transporter substrate-binding protein — MNTSPVSRPLRHLISAAAAALMLTGALHVSHAHAATLTLYNAQHEQVVNQLVKDFEAQSGITVKVRSGEGPALAAQIVAEGDRTPADVYFTENSPELVLLDRKGLLAKTDGAALQAVPARFNPADGNWVGVLARENVLVYNTAKLQPQQLPASLLDLAKPEWKGKVGVAPSDADFLPLVSAVLALHGEAATLQWLKGLKANAQIFDDDEGVTAAVNRGGVLTGIINNYYWDRLHAELGDKSTKSAIHHFGNHDVGAAVNVSGAAVMKASKHQADAQKFVAYLVSERAQKLMANGHISFEYPLHPGVAPDPILKPFSELSPPALTFEQLGDDSQAGKLLRQAGLL; from the coding sequence ATGAACACTTCACCCGTTAGCCGCCCGCTGCGGCACCTGATCTCCGCGGCTGCCGCCGCGCTCATGCTGACCGGCGCGCTGCACGTCTCGCACGCGCATGCCGCGACGCTCACGCTGTACAACGCGCAGCACGAGCAGGTCGTCAACCAGCTCGTCAAGGACTTCGAAGCACAGAGCGGCATCACCGTGAAGGTGCGCTCGGGCGAAGGCCCCGCGCTCGCCGCGCAGATCGTCGCGGAAGGCGACCGCACGCCGGCCGACGTGTACTTCACCGAGAACTCGCCGGAGCTCGTGCTGCTCGACCGCAAGGGCCTGCTCGCGAAGACCGACGGCGCCGCGCTGCAGGCGGTGCCCGCGCGCTTCAACCCGGCCGACGGCAACTGGGTCGGCGTGCTCGCGCGCGAGAACGTGCTCGTCTACAACACCGCGAAGCTCCAGCCGCAGCAACTGCCCGCGTCGCTGCTCGATCTCGCAAAGCCGGAATGGAAAGGCAAGGTCGGCGTCGCGCCGAGCGATGCGGACTTCCTGCCGCTCGTGAGCGCGGTGCTCGCGCTGCACGGCGAGGCCGCGACGCTGCAATGGCTGAAGGGCCTGAAGGCCAACGCGCAGATCTTCGACGACGACGAAGGCGTGACCGCGGCCGTCAACCGCGGCGGCGTGCTGACCGGCATCATCAACAACTACTACTGGGACCGCCTGCACGCGGAGCTCGGCGACAAGTCGACGAAGAGCGCGATCCACCACTTCGGCAACCATGACGTCGGCGCAGCCGTGAACGTGTCGGGCGCCGCGGTGATGAAGGCGTCGAAGCACCAGGCCGACGCGCAGAAGTTCGTCGCGTATCTCGTCAGCGAGCGCGCGCAGAAGCTGATGGCGAACGGCCACATCAGCTTCGAGTATCCGCTGCACCCGGGCGTCGCGCCCGATCCGATCCTGAAGCCGTTCAGCGAACTGAGCCCGCCTGCGCTGACGTTCGAACAGCTCGGCGACGACAGCCAGGCCGGCAAGCTGCTGCGCCAGGCCGGCCTGCTCTGA
- a CDS encoding quinol oxidase gives MKTMTTKVLVLAVLAAGATLARADGEAPVRVPVDADGVQRVTIVGGSYFFRPNHVIVRAHVPVELTVSAEPGVVPHSFEIDAPPQAGIAVHTELGTTPKTFRFTPAQPGRFAYYCTHRLLFFRSHRERGMEGVLDVEAAP, from the coding sequence ATGAAGACGATGACGACGAAGGTGCTCGTGCTGGCGGTGCTTGCTGCAGGCGCGACTCTCGCGCGGGCGGACGGCGAGGCGCCGGTGCGCGTGCCGGTCGACGCCGACGGCGTGCAGCGGGTCACCATCGTCGGCGGCAGTTATTTCTTCCGACCGAACCATGTGATCGTCCGTGCGCACGTACCGGTTGAGCTGACCGTGTCGGCCGAGCCCGGCGTCGTGCCGCACAGCTTCGAGATCGATGCGCCGCCGCAGGCCGGCATCGCGGTGCATACCGAGCTCGGCACGACGCCGAAGACGTTCCGTTTCACGCCGGCGCAGCCGGGCCGGTTCGCCTACTATTGCACGCATCGGCTGCTGTTTTTCAGGAGCCATCGCGAGCGCGGGATGGAAGGCGTGCTCGATGTCGAGGCGGCGCCGTGA
- a CDS encoding ABC transporter permease, translating into MSDAVSRTARTARDGERTATRRRPSRALVAAAACGPLAILLPLAFTLYRAATFGVDDAIELLWRPLVGELLVNTLSITLAATLACTLLGTAVAWFIERTDLPARPLWTALAAAPLAVPPFITSYAWVSLSLDLQDFLGALIVLTSAYFPLVYLPVAAALRELDPALEESARTLGCSPWHTFFRVVLPQLRPALCGGMLLVALGVLSEFGAFQLLRFRTFTTEIYAEYRTAFDGGGASLLGCVLIALCLLCLAIEARARGHARYGHTHRAARRVAMRYPLGSLRGPVAVAFTALAAATLGVPLAMIGYWLTQQGAAAVTPADVSPELLWQTALASSGYGLAAAAVTTLLALPLAFLLVRHPGRVATLLERTAMTVQGVPGIVVALAIVSITVRLLQPLYQSAPALVAAYAILFLPLAVVSVRAALSHVQVRLEETARSLGLGWRATLTRVVLPLAAPGLGAAATMVFISVVTELNTTLLLSPIGTRTLATQVWSDTATLAFAAAAPYAALLVALSLGASGLLFLLLGRASVRD; encoded by the coding sequence GTGAGCGACGCCGTGTCCCGCACGGCGCGCACCGCGCGCGACGGCGAGCGCACCGCGACGCGGCGGCGCCCGTCGCGCGCGCTCGTCGCGGCGGCCGCGTGCGGGCCGCTCGCGATCCTGCTGCCGCTCGCCTTCACGCTGTACCGCGCGGCCACCTTCGGCGTCGACGATGCGATCGAGCTGCTGTGGCGTCCGCTCGTCGGCGAACTGCTCGTCAACACGCTGTCGATCACGCTCGCCGCGACGCTCGCGTGCACACTGCTCGGCACCGCGGTCGCGTGGTTCATCGAGCGCACCGACCTGCCCGCGCGGCCGCTGTGGACCGCGCTCGCCGCCGCCCCGCTCGCGGTGCCGCCGTTCATCACGAGCTATGCGTGGGTGTCGCTGAGCCTCGATCTGCAGGATTTCCTCGGCGCGCTGATCGTGCTGACGTCCGCGTACTTCCCGCTCGTCTACCTGCCGGTGGCCGCCGCGTTGCGCGAGCTCGACCCCGCACTCGAAGAAAGCGCGCGCACGCTCGGCTGCTCGCCGTGGCATACGTTCTTTCGTGTCGTGCTGCCGCAGTTGCGCCCTGCGCTGTGCGGCGGGATGCTGCTCGTCGCGCTCGGCGTGCTGTCCGAATTCGGCGCGTTCCAGTTACTGCGCTTTCGCACGTTCACGACCGAGATCTATGCGGAATACCGCACCGCGTTCGACGGCGGCGGCGCGTCGCTGCTTGGCTGCGTGCTGATCGCGCTGTGCCTGCTGTGCCTCGCGATCGAAGCGCGCGCGCGCGGCCATGCGCGCTACGGCCATACGCACCGCGCCGCACGCCGCGTCGCCATGCGTTATCCGCTCGGCTCCCTGCGCGGCCCAGTCGCCGTCGCGTTCACCGCGCTCGCGGCCGCAACGCTTGGCGTGCCGCTCGCGATGATCGGCTATTGGCTCACACAGCAAGGTGCCGCCGCCGTCACGCCGGCCGACGTGTCGCCCGAACTGCTGTGGCAGACCGCACTCGCTTCAAGCGGCTACGGTCTCGCGGCGGCGGCCGTCACGACACTGCTCGCGCTGCCGCTCGCATTCCTGCTGGTCCGTCATCCGGGCCGCGTCGCGACACTCCTCGAACGCACCGCGATGACCGTGCAGGGCGTGCCGGGCATCGTCGTCGCGCTCGCGATCGTATCGATCACGGTACGGCTGCTGCAGCCGCTCTACCAGAGCGCGCCGGCGCTCGTCGCCGCGTACGCGATCCTGTTCCTGCCGCTCGCGGTCGTCAGCGTACGCGCGGCGCTGTCGCACGTGCAGGTCCGGCTCGAGGAAACCGCACGCTCGCTCGGCCTCGGCTGGCGCGCGACACTCACGCGTGTGGTGCTGCCGCTTGCGGCGCCCGGCCTCGGCGCGGCCGCGACGATGGTGTTCATCTCGGTCGTGACGGAACTCAACACGACGCTACTGCTGTCGCCGATCGGCACGCGCACGCTCGCGACGCAGGTGTGGAGCGATACGGCAACGCTCGCGTTCGCGGCCGCGGCACCGTATGCGGCGCTGCTCGTCGCGCTGTCGCTCGGTGCCTCGGGACTGCTGTTCCTGCTGCTCGGCCGCGCGTCGGTGCGCGACTGA
- a CDS encoding sigma-70 family RNA polymerase sigma factor → MSYESDLLVWLPHLARYARALTGDRAWADDLVQDTLERALNRPPRDGGNLRAWLLTLLRHRFIDQLRARHEIAVDDATAPWQTMAAPAGEIGGLVLRDVQRALYRLPVEQREVLLLVALEELSYRDAAQVLGVPVGTVMSRLARARAQMRALLSDEPSPHGTATLRVIGKP, encoded by the coding sequence ATGAGCTACGAATCGGATCTGCTGGTGTGGCTGCCGCATCTCGCGCGCTATGCGCGTGCGCTGACGGGCGACCGCGCGTGGGCGGACGATCTCGTACAGGACACGCTCGAGCGTGCGCTGAACCGGCCGCCGCGCGATGGCGGCAACCTGCGCGCGTGGCTGCTGACGCTGTTGCGGCACCGTTTCATCGACCAGTTGCGCGCGCGGCATGAAATCGCGGTCGACGACGCGACCGCACCGTGGCAGACGATGGCCGCGCCGGCCGGCGAGATCGGCGGGCTGGTGCTGCGCGACGTGCAGCGCGCGCTGTACCGGCTGCCGGTCGAACAGCGCGAGGTGCTGCTGCTGGTCGCGCTTGAAGAGTTGAGCTATCGCGATGCCGCGCAGGTGCTCGGCGTACCGGTGGGTACTGTGATGTCGCGACTCGCGCGGGCGCGCGCGCAGATGCGCGCACTGCTGTCGGACGAGCCGTCGCCGCACGGCACGGCCACGTTACGGGTGATCGGGAAACCATGA
- a CDS encoding COG4315 family predicted lipoprotein: protein MKRMLFAAALTAAIVRPAAAEPPQVGDGKLVDEAHMTLYVFDRDAPGKSACDSACAANWPPAIADAYDKASGALSLVARDDGKKQWAYRGRPLYRWKMDRKAGDAGGDGIGGMWHVARP, encoded by the coding sequence ATGAAACGGATGCTCTTTGCTGCCGCGCTGACCGCGGCGATCGTGCGGCCGGCGGCCGCGGAACCGCCTCAGGTCGGCGATGGGAAACTGGTCGACGAGGCGCACATGACGCTGTACGTGTTCGATCGCGATGCGCCCGGCAAGAGCGCGTGCGACAGTGCGTGCGCGGCCAACTGGCCGCCCGCGATCGCGGATGCGTACGACAAGGCATCGGGTGCACTGAGCCTCGTCGCGCGCGACGACGGCAAGAAGCAATGGGCATACCGCGGCCGCCCGCTGTACCGCTGGAAGATGGACCGCAAGGCCGGCGACGCGGGCGGCGACGGGATCGGCGGCATGTGGCACGTCGCGCGCCCGTGA
- a CDS encoding co-chaperone GroES: MNLRPLHDRVIVKRLDQETKTASGIVIPEAAAEKPDQGEILAVGPGKRDDKGAPIALDVKVGDRVLFGKYAGQTVKVDGQELLVMREEDIMAVVNAN, encoded by the coding sequence ATGAACCTTCGTCCTTTGCACGATCGCGTGATCGTCAAGCGCCTGGATCAGGAAACCAAGACCGCCTCGGGCATCGTGATCCCCGAAGCCGCTGCTGAAAAGCCGGATCAAGGCGAGATCCTCGCGGTCGGCCCGGGCAAGCGTGACGACAAGGGTGCACCGATCGCGCTCGACGTGAAGGTCGGCGATCGCGTCCTGTTCGGCAAGTACGCAGGCCAGACCGTCAAGGTCGACGGCCAGGAACTGCTGGTCATGCGCGAAGAAGACATCATGGCCGTGGTCAACGCTAACTAA
- a CDS encoding SRPBCC family protein, translating to MAEYRFSTTWRVDAPLAAVWEAIYQVDRWPDWWKGSERTVEIEHGDARGVGALHRYTWKGALPYRLTFDMRVRRVEWPHALEGRASGAIEGDGRWSFAGDGARTVVRYDWHIRTQVRWMNWLEPLARPLFRWNHDVVMREGAKGLARLLDATVETDGRTFRPLSDADCADA from the coding sequence ATGGCGGAATACCGGTTCTCGACGACCTGGCGCGTGGACGCCCCGCTCGCGGCGGTCTGGGAGGCGATCTACCAGGTCGACCGCTGGCCCGACTGGTGGAAGGGCTCGGAGCGTACCGTCGAGATCGAGCATGGCGACGCGCGTGGCGTCGGTGCGCTGCACCGGTATACGTGGAAGGGTGCATTGCCGTACCGGCTGACCTTCGACATGCGCGTGCGGCGCGTCGAGTGGCCGCATGCGCTCGAAGGCCGCGCAAGCGGCGCGATCGAAGGTGACGGACGCTGGTCGTTCGCCGGCGACGGCGCGCGTACCGTCGTGCGCTACGACTGGCACATCCGCACGCAGGTGCGCTGGATGAACTGGCTCGAGCCGCTCGCGCGCCCGTTGTTCCGCTGGAATCACGACGTCGTGATGCGCGAAGGCGCGAAGGGGCTCGCGCGGTTGCTGGATGCGACCGTCGAGACGGATGGCCGGACCTTCCGGCCGCTGTCGGACGCGGACTGCGCCGATGCGTAG
- a CDS encoding anti-sigma factor family protein, with protein MMDDPHKLSNERDDDASAQLLSALLDGELSGHEQREMLERLQSDPEEAERFAHYRAQRDALKALFPLPGAAPALFVQRRAPRRRAFSYAFAGLAAGLLIGVALHAGWLAFGRDPAFAARADVAYAVYAADRDHPVEVGAGDPVHLAAWLSARIGRPVRAPSLDEYGYVLLGGRLLPGDGGPAAQFMYQRADGARVTLYMTAYDARHLAPQSMSADGRYTYFWSDRGMGYALSGRGDERRLRELAIEACGALGGSTDAWKG; from the coding sequence ATGATGGACGATCCGCACAAGCTTTCGAACGAGCGGGACGACGATGCGTCGGCGCAACTGCTGTCCGCGTTGCTGGACGGCGAGCTGTCCGGGCATGAGCAGCGCGAGATGCTCGAGCGTCTGCAGTCCGATCCGGAGGAAGCCGAACGATTCGCGCATTACCGCGCGCAGCGCGACGCACTGAAAGCGTTGTTCCCGCTGCCGGGCGCGGCGCCCGCGCTGTTCGTGCAGCGTCGCGCGCCACGCCGTCGAGCATTCTCGTACGCATTCGCGGGGCTGGCGGCCGGGCTGCTGATCGGCGTGGCGCTGCATGCGGGCTGGCTGGCATTCGGCCGCGACCCGGCGTTCGCCGCGCGTGCCGATGTCGCGTATGCCGTGTACGCAGCCGATCGCGACCATCCGGTCGAGGTCGGCGCGGGCGATCCCGTGCATCTCGCCGCGTGGTTGTCGGCGCGCATCGGGCGCCCCGTGCGCGCCCCGTCGCTCGACGAATACGGTTACGTGCTGCTGGGTGGCCGGTTGCTCCCCGGCGACGGCGGGCCGGCCGCGCAGTTCATGTACCAGCGCGCGGACGGCGCCCGTGTGACGCTGTACATGACCGCCTACGATGCGCGGCATCTCGCCCCGCAGTCGATGTCGGCCGACGGCCGCTACACGTATTTCTGGTCGGATCGCGGCATGGGCTATGCGTTGTCCGGCCGCGGCGACGAACGGCGCCTGCGCGAGCTCGCGATCGAGGCGTGCGGCGCGCTCGGCGGCTCGACCGACGCGTGGAAGGGCTGA
- a CDS encoding ABC transporter ATP-binding protein produces MSELRIHGLSKSFGSHTVLHDIDLTVRRGSRLALLGPSGSGKTTLLRVLCGFERAERGTVEIDGRRVAAPDVHLPPERRRIGYVPQEGALFPHLSVADNIAFGLPRAARRRHHRVDELLEMVGLPASYASRAPQQLSGGQQQRVALARALAPEPSLVILDEPFSALDTSLRHETRSAVADALAAAGATSVLVTHDQPEAMTLGDEVAVMWQGRLVQTAAPQTLYRQPVTRDVASFVGQAVLLAGHVRDARIACALGELPLVAPLPDGPADAMLRPEQIGIVPVTQVDAARGHTARVEAAQFAGQDADVLARLDADRDVLVRIRVPGHRCPALGERVALVVDGAVMAYAR; encoded by the coding sequence ATGAGCGAACTACGCATCCACGGCCTGTCCAAATCGTTCGGATCGCATACCGTCCTGCACGACATCGACCTCACGGTGCGGCGCGGCTCGCGCCTCGCGCTGCTCGGCCCGTCCGGCAGCGGCAAGACGACGCTGCTGCGCGTGCTGTGCGGCTTCGAGCGCGCCGAGCGCGGCACCGTCGAGATCGACGGGCGCCGCGTGGCCGCACCCGACGTGCATCTGCCGCCCGAACGGCGCCGGATCGGCTACGTGCCGCAGGAAGGCGCGCTGTTTCCGCACCTGTCGGTGGCCGACAACATCGCGTTCGGGCTGCCGCGAGCAGCGCGGCGGCGCCATCACCGTGTCGACGAACTGCTCGAGATGGTCGGGCTGCCCGCGTCGTACGCGAGCCGTGCGCCGCAGCAGTTGTCCGGCGGCCAGCAGCAGCGCGTGGCACTCGCGCGTGCGCTCGCGCCCGAACCGTCGCTCGTGATCCTCGACGAACCGTTCTCCGCGCTCGACACGTCGCTGCGCCACGAAACGCGCAGCGCGGTCGCCGACGCGCTCGCCGCGGCCGGCGCGACATCGGTGCTCGTCACGCACGACCAGCCCGAGGCGATGACGCTCGGCGACGAAGTGGCGGTGATGTGGCAAGGCAGGCTCGTGCAGACGGCCGCGCCGCAGACGCTGTACCGGCAGCCCGTCACGCGCGACGTCGCGTCGTTCGTCGGGCAGGCCGTACTGCTTGCGGGTCACGTGCGCGATGCGCGCATCGCCTGTGCGCTCGGCGAGCTGCCGCTCGTCGCGCCGCTGCCTGACGGGCCGGCCGACGCGATGCTGCGTCCCGAGCAGATCGGCATCGTGCCGGTCACGCAGGTCGATGCGGCGCGCGGTCATACGGCGCGCGTCGAAGCCGCGCAATTCGCGGGCCAGGATGCCGACGTGCTCGCGCGCCTCGACGCCGATCGCGACGTGCTCGTGCGTATCCGCGTGCCGGGACACCGGTGCCCGGCTCTCGGCGAACGCGTCGCGCTGGTGGTGGACGGTGCGGTGATGGCGTACGCGCGCTGA
- a CDS encoding carbohydrate porin yields MKVASFHGDRVRARMRPAACAAVLACASFASGAAFAATPVDAQPEAPEADLTIQAKPTDMWTGIWTRQSLLGDMGGIRPWLGKYGATLQITETSEYLANLRGGLNRGGAYDGLTTATLTVDTQKAIGLAGGTFNVSALQIHGTNLSARNLGTLNTASGIEAQDTTRLWELWYQQSFLDKRVDVKIGQQSLDQEFMVSTYANTFVNTMFGWPALPSYDLPNGGPAYPLAGLGVRVRAQITPKLTALAGVLDGDPLGNNPSNLSGTNFNLHNGTLYIGELQYALNQPSDGEMDTGHSNGLPGTYKIGVWYHNGRFADQSTGTDGLSLADPASNGNAQQHHGDYSFYAVADQMIWRPDPTGPRSLGVFARVMGAPGDRNLVSFAANAGIVLKAPFEGRDNDSVGLAVTYIQVGSHVTDLDQAARTFAAGPYGVRTRETTVEATYQYQINPWWVIAADAQYTFNAGAGQNPSDATQPLRNTFVLGARTTITF; encoded by the coding sequence ATGAAGGTTGCGTCGTTCCATGGAGACCGCGTCCGCGCCCGGATGCGCCCCGCCGCCTGTGCGGCCGTCCTCGCATGCGCGTCGTTCGCGAGCGGCGCTGCGTTCGCCGCCACGCCGGTCGACGCGCAGCCCGAAGCGCCCGAGGCCGACCTCACGATCCAGGCGAAGCCGACCGACATGTGGACCGGCATCTGGACGCGCCAGAGCCTGCTCGGCGACATGGGCGGCATCCGCCCGTGGCTCGGCAAGTACGGCGCGACGCTGCAGATCACCGAAACCAGCGAATACCTCGCGAACCTGCGCGGCGGCCTGAACCGCGGCGGCGCCTACGACGGACTGACGACGGCCACGTTGACGGTCGACACGCAGAAGGCGATCGGCTTGGCCGGCGGCACGTTCAACGTCAGCGCGCTGCAGATCCACGGCACCAACCTGAGCGCGCGCAACCTCGGCACGCTCAACACCGCGAGCGGCATCGAGGCGCAGGACACGACGCGTCTGTGGGAGCTCTGGTACCAGCAGTCGTTCCTCGACAAGCGCGTCGACGTGAAGATCGGCCAGCAGAGCCTGGACCAGGAATTCATGGTCAGCACGTATGCGAACACGTTCGTCAACACGATGTTCGGCTGGCCCGCGCTGCCGTCGTACGATCTGCCGAACGGCGGCCCCGCCTATCCGCTCGCCGGCCTCGGCGTGCGCGTACGGGCGCAGATCACGCCGAAGCTCACCGCGCTCGCGGGCGTGCTCGACGGCGATCCGCTCGGCAACAACCCGAGCAACCTGAGCGGCACGAACTTCAACCTGCACAACGGCACGCTCTATATCGGCGAGCTGCAATACGCGCTGAACCAGCCGTCCGACGGCGAAATGGATACCGGGCACTCGAACGGGCTGCCGGGCACCTACAAGATCGGCGTCTGGTATCACAACGGCCGCTTCGCGGACCAGAGCACCGGCACCGACGGGCTGTCGCTCGCCGATCCGGCGTCGAATGGCAACGCGCAGCAGCATCACGGCGACTACAGCTTCTACGCGGTGGCCGACCAGATGATCTGGCGCCCCGACCCGACCGGCCCGAGGAGCCTCGGCGTGTTCGCACGCGTGATGGGCGCGCCGGGCGACCGCAACCTCGTGAGCTTCGCGGCCAACGCGGGCATCGTGCTGAAGGCGCCGTTCGAAGGCCGCGACAACGACAGCGTCGGCCTCGCCGTCACGTACATCCAGGTCGGCAGCCACGTGACCGACCTCGACCAGGCCGCGCGGACGTTCGCGGCCGGCCCGTACGGCGTACGCACCCGCGAGACGACCGTCGAGGCGACCTACCAGTACCAGATCAACCCGTGGTGGGTCATCGCGGCCGATGCGCAGTACACGTTCAACGCCGGCGCAGGCCAGAACCCGAGCGATGCAACCCAGCCGCTGCGCAACACGTTCGTGCTCGGCGCGCGCACGACGATCACGTTCTGA
- a CDS encoding LolA family protein, with protein sequence MIAALLAASLIGASMTADPVTVAQAHFDHVHSYRATIRSSARSGEHTEFRYAYLKPGFVRMDFVSPHHGAVLAYDPGDGKVRLRPFGAHAPPALTLSPSNPLVRDRSGHRVDRSDVGELLRNVHALQQGGATVTEGEEAVGGRTALRVSVTGAPAHMVDGVHRYRLWLDAEDGFPLKVVSFADDDDVPLETVTLDDVEIDVAFPERFFTP encoded by the coding sequence GTGATCGCCGCGTTGCTGGCCGCGAGCCTGATAGGAGCGAGCATGACAGCCGACCCCGTGACCGTCGCCCAGGCGCATTTCGATCACGTCCACTCGTACCGCGCAACGATCCGCTCGTCGGCGCGCAGCGGCGAACACACCGAATTCCGCTACGCCTACCTGAAACCGGGCTTCGTCCGGATGGATTTCGTGTCGCCGCATCACGGCGCGGTGCTCGCGTACGACCCCGGCGACGGCAAGGTGCGGCTGCGCCCGTTCGGCGCGCATGCACCGCCCGCGCTGACGCTGTCGCCGTCCAATCCGCTCGTGCGCGACCGCAGCGGCCACCGGGTCGACCGGTCGGACGTCGGCGAACTGCTGCGCAATGTTCATGCGCTGCAGCAGGGCGGCGCGACGGTGACCGAGGGCGAGGAGGCCGTCGGCGGCCGGACCGCGCTGCGCGTATCGGTCACCGGCGCGCCGGCGCACATGGTCGACGGCGTGCATCGTTACCGGCTGTGGCTGGACGCCGAGGACGGCTTTCCGTTGAAGGTCGTCAGCTTCGCCGACGATGACGACGTGCCGCTCGAAACCGTGACGCTCGACGACGTGGAAATCGACGTCGCGTTTCCCGAGCGTTTCTTCACACCCTGA
- the efeB gene encoding iron uptake transporter deferrochelatase/peroxidase subunit, with protein sequence MADDLNPPSRPARRGFLKAGGAAVAAGLATGTMPAARAADVAPAAAPGAHAHDDDIEPFYGKHQGGITTPQQRNAYFAALDLATTKRADVIALLKTWTDAAARLTRGDTAQPLPTTGGDDTAPADSGDALGIGASRLTITFGFGPGLFAVAGKDRYGLAKQRPAALVDLPRFNGDQLIPEKTGGDLFIQACANDAQVAFHAVRQLVRLGGNAVQMRWGQAGFTSGKPGETPRNLMGFKDGTMNPSRDDPAAMNEFVWAGNEGPAWMNGGTYTVVRRIRITLEHWDNTELGFQEQVFGRKKYSGAPIGGKQEFEALDLDAVDKDGNSVIPDNAHARLASPQVNNGAQILRRAYSYNDSANFYIERWPPWRQQTEYDAGLMFVAHQRDPRRGFIPINEKLAKLDIMNQFTTHVGSAIFACPPGAQPGSYIGAALFEA encoded by the coding sequence ATGGCAGACGATCTGAACCCGCCGTCGCGCCCCGCGCGCCGCGGCTTTCTGAAGGCCGGCGGCGCCGCGGTGGCCGCGGGCCTCGCGACGGGCACGATGCCGGCCGCCCGCGCGGCCGATGTGGCGCCCGCGGCCGCACCGGGCGCGCACGCACACGACGACGACATCGAGCCGTTCTACGGCAAGCACCAGGGCGGCATCACGACGCCGCAGCAGCGCAACGCGTATTTCGCGGCGCTCGACCTCGCCACGACCAAACGCGCGGACGTGATCGCGCTGCTGAAGACCTGGACCGACGCGGCCGCGCGCCTCACGCGCGGCGACACCGCGCAGCCATTGCCGACGACCGGTGGTGACGACACCGCGCCGGCCGATTCGGGCGACGCGCTCGGCATCGGCGCGTCGCGGCTGACGATCACGTTCGGCTTCGGGCCCGGCCTGTTCGCGGTTGCGGGCAAAGACCGCTACGGCCTCGCGAAGCAGCGCCCCGCCGCACTCGTCGACCTGCCGCGCTTCAACGGCGACCAGCTGATTCCGGAGAAGACCGGCGGCGACCTGTTCATCCAGGCGTGCGCGAACGACGCGCAGGTCGCGTTCCACGCGGTGCGTCAGCTCGTGCGCCTCGGCGGCAACGCCGTGCAGATGCGCTGGGGCCAGGCCGGCTTCACGTCCGGCAAGCCGGGCGAGACGCCGCGCAACCTGATGGGCTTCAAGGACGGCACGATGAACCCGTCGCGCGACGATCCGGCCGCGATGAACGAATTCGTGTGGGCCGGCAACGAAGGCCCGGCATGGATGAACGGCGGCACCTACACGGTCGTGCGCCGCATCCGCATCACGCTCGAACACTGGGACAACACCGAGCTCGGTTTCCAGGAGCAGGTGTTCGGCCGCAAGAAGTACAGCGGCGCGCCGATCGGCGGCAAGCAGGAGTTCGAGGCGCTCGACCTCGACGCGGTCGACAAGGACGGCAATTCGGTGATCCCTGACAACGCGCATGCGCGTCTCGCCTCGCCGCAGGTGAACAACGGCGCGCAGATCCTGCGACGCGCGTACTCGTACAACGACAGCGCGAACTTCTACATCGAGCGCTGGCCGCCGTGGCGCCAGCAGACCGAGTACGACGCGGGGCTGATGTTCGTCGCGCACCAGCGCGACCCGCGCCGTGGCTTCATTCCTATCAACGAGAAGCTCGCGAAGCTGGACATCATGAACCAGTTCACCACGCACGTCGGCAGCGCGATCTTCGCGTGTCCGCCGGGCGCGCAACCCGGTTCGTACATCGGCGCCGCGCTGTTCGAAGCGTAA